A genomic segment from Daphnia pulex isolate KAP4 chromosome 5, ASM2113471v1 encodes:
- the LOC124194091 gene encoding RNA-binding protein 39-like: MDEDIDALLEAAFDKKGGEAEGKVNGDAAHRVNGSDAKEKKSDKERDKDKDREKDKDRDKDRERGKDREKDKDGGKEKDRDRRSGRSDRHRSRSRDRKDRDRRKSRSRDRGGRRSRSPRDSRRRSRSPHRDGRKRSRSPKGGKDRERNRGRRSPTPIKKQLTEMTVEERDARTVFCMQLSQRIRARDLEEFFSAVGKVRDVRLITCNKTRRFKGLCYVEFAEPESVPLAIALTGQRLCGVPIVVQPTQAEKNRLAGSNMPAMSSFNKGPNGPMRLYVGSLHFNITEDMLRSIFEPFGKIEHMQLMIDTETGRSKGYGFITFRNAEDAKKAMEQLNGFELAGRPMKINHVTEHFTGNHTYLDSDEMDRAGIDLGATGRLQLMAKLAQGTGLEIPAAAQSALNLQASIQAAQQQALPVASVAPPIATQCFMLSNMFDSSSETHPLWHQEICDDVMDECNKHGGVLHIYVDKASPQGNVYVKCPSVTVAVNAVNALHGRWFAGRIITAAYVPLINYHSLFPDSITATTPLRK, encoded by the exons ATGGATGAAGATATTGATGCTTTGTTGGAGGCCGCATTCGATAAGAAAGGG GGCGAAGCTGAGGGGAAAGTCAACGGAGACGCTGCCCACCGAGTGAATGG aagcgacgccaaagaaaagaaatcagataAGGAGCGCGACAAAGATAAGGACCGAGAAAAAGATAAGGACCGCGACAAGGACAGGGAAAGGGGTAAGGATCGTGAGAAAGACAAGGATggaggaaaggaaaaggaCAGAGACCGCCGGTCAGGCCGCAGTGATCGACACAGAAGTCGCAGTAGAGATCGTAAAGATCGAGACCGCCGTAAAAGTCGCAGTCGTGACCGTGGTGGGCGTCGTTCTCGTAGTCCCCGTGATTCGCGCCGGAGATCTCGCAGTCCTCACCGCGATGGGCGGAAGCGATCACGCAGTCCGAAAGGAGGAAAAGATCGTGAAAGGAACCGTGGTCGTCGGTCTCCAACTccgattaaaaaacaattgaccGAAATGACTGTAGAAGAGCGCGATGCCCGAACTGTGTTCTGTATGCAATTGTCCCAGCGAATCCGAGCCAGAGACTTGGAAGAATTCTTCTCTGCTGTTGGCAAG GTTCGAGATGTGAGGTTGATTACTTGTAATAAGACACGCCGCTTTAAAGGACTTTGCTACGTTGAGTTTGCTGAACCGGAATCAGTTCCTTTG gcgATCGCATTGACAGGTCAAAGATTGTGCGGCGTACCAATCGTCGTTCAGCCAACTCAAGCAGAAAAGAACCGACTGGCTGGAAGTAACATGCCTGCCATGAGCTCGTTTAACAAAGGTCCCAATGGCCCCATGCGCTTATACGTCGGATCTCTCCATTTCAATATCACTGAAGATATGTTACGCAGCATCTTCGAACCTTTCGGCAAAATTGAACACATGCAGCTCATGATTGATACGGAAACGGGCCGCTCGAAAGGATATGGTTTCATtacg TTCCGAAATGCCGAAGATGCTAAAAAAGCAATGGAACAATTAAATGGATTCGAATTGGCTGGCCGACCTATGAAAATCAACCACGTGACGGAACACTTCACTGGAAACCACACATATTTGGACAGTGACGAGATGGATCGTGCCGGCATTGATTTAGGAGCTACCGGTCGGCTCCAGTTGATGGCAAAATTAGCTCAAGGCACAGGTTTGGAGATTCCAGCAGCTGCTCAGTCAGCGCTCAACCTGCAGGCGTCCATTCAAGCAGCTCAACAACAAGCTTTGCCTGTTGCCTCTGTCGCTCCACCCATTGCCACTCAATGTTTTATGCTCTCCAACATGTTTGATTCAAGTTCTGAGACGCATCCCTTGTGGCATCAG GAAATTTGCGACGACGTGATGGACGAATGCAACAAACACGGTGGCGTACTTCACATTTATGTTGACAAGGCATCGCCCCAAGGTAACGTCTATGTCAAGTGTCCATCCGTGACTGTAGCTGTCAACGCTGTCAATGCTCTGCACGGACGCTGGTTTGCTGGCCGAATCATCACAGCAGCTTATGTCCCTCTAATTAACTATCATTCTTTGTTCCCCGACTCCATCACGGCCACGACGCCATTGAGAAAGTGA